The sequence TTGGTAGAGGAATTAAAAGCTTCATGAGGATCATGTGCTTGGACTTCAATATAGTCTCCTCCAATTTTTGTTGCTCttcttattttgtgttttttcttgGTGCTGGTATAACTAAAAACTGTTTGTGCTCAGATACAGGAGGTAGTATTCAAACTCCGAAAGAGAGAAGATTTAAATTCGTATAGGAGGGATAGTGTTCAAGCTATTTACCAGGTTATTATTTCAAATCCTATCTCTTTTTGTCATCACACGTGCTCTTCcaagttttaaattgtttgttaGGGTTTCTGAATTTGGGTGTTTGATTTCCGAATTTTAATCTTCTCTATTTTGGCTAATTTTGTCTTggtttctctctgtctctttcaTTCTTATGTTTCATTTTGTCAAGTAAACATTTTCTCTATGATTTTCTTATGTTTCATTTCGGAATTTTAACTATGTTTATATAAGGATGTTGATACTTTCTTATATTCATTCATGTGACAGCAAAGGAAGATCACATTTATTACAGTACAGCATGAAGAGAAGGCTCATAATTTTTGCATGTATTTACTCCTAGAGCTCAGGCATGCAACCAACAATATCAGTAGACTGCTTAAAATTGGAGAAGGTGGATTTGGGAATGAATGTTTATAAAGGTTCAATGAAGCCTTGCTGGTGCCAAGGGTGATCCAATCACGGTCTCTATTAGAATGCTTAACAATGATGGCTTACAGGTATATGTTTAAGCATCTTCCTATTAATTGAATTGTTAAACAATGCCCTCAAgagtttttttccttatttttttccattatTAGTTTACGTGCTTCAcacatttttgttgatttgttCTCCTTGAATATATAAGCTCATAGTTAAACTACTATATGAAATATTGTTAATTGAGTTGTGAGTTCTGGCCCTTATCTCTTGACATTTCTGTTCAGTCTCTTTCTATGAcaactttttaattttcttttaaagtgAATTTGATGCTATTCAGTGGAACATTTCTTatgattttcttatttgaGTATGTGTATATATTGCAAGAGAGAATGCCTAGAGTAAGTGATTTCTCTTAGCATATTTGTACAAACCTATTTTCCATAGTCAGTTTAGTTTATCTTGGTTACCAAAACTGCTGTTGGATACTCACTTTAAATGTGGCATGCTTCAACCAATTTAGATGTTGCGTGTATCCCACCACCCGAAAGATAAAGAAGTGGAGTCCTTAAGGAAGAAGTTTGCTGGAATTCAAGCTGACAGGAAGGAGAGGGAAGAAGCTGAAGCAGTGAAGGTGGCTGCACAACTCAAGAAAACGGAAGTTTCAGGTTAGAATTTCCTTACGTTGGCTGGTCCACAAGCTAAGCTCTTGTTTGTGGGCACTTAAACTTGAAAACAATCCTGTATCATTTATTAGTTATTGCTAACATAAATATACATCTATTCTATAATCCATTTTTGTAACAGACAACAgtggaaagaaaaagcaactggccacaataaatatatatatatatatatatatttattctaATAATCCATTAATGGTTTTCACTTCTGCTACAGCCTATCTATTCTCAAGCAGCTTGAGTCCTAAAATTCTTGAAGGCTCGGTAGGAGAAGGTTTGTCAACACACGAGCAGATGAATGAAGTCAGGCACGAGTGAGCAAGTTTTGTGACCATTATGTAGAGTGATGAAGTTATGGAACAAGAtaaacacaatttttttttattgtgaaaATTGTTGTAGCATACATGCattgaattttaattataaattgatATTGTGGTATAAATTATTAGTGTGAATTTCCATTAATTTTCATAGTGTGATTCTTTTGGAATTTCGGTAATTTCGTGGGTTTTCCAAAACGTCTATGCTATTTTCAACAGTGGTTTTTGATAACAACCGTTGTGGAAGGTGTTAAACAACAACGGTTTTAAGTAAGAACCATTGTGGAAGGTGATAAACCACAACGGTTACATTGACAACCGTTGTTGAAAGTGCCAAATTACAACGGTTTTATAGAATGATCATTGTTGAAAGGGTCATATTACAACGGTTATCATTGAAAACCGTTGTTGAAGAGGTCATATTACAATGGTCACTCTATTGACAAcagttttacttaaaaacCGTTGTTGAAAGTGACATATTACAAAGATTCTGGACCGTTGTCATAAATATGTAAAAAAGACGACACTGCTAACGTCAACGGTTTTACAAGACTTTCTACGACAGCTAAAAACCGTTGTTTATTaacttttttgtagtagtgtgagAAAGGTTAAGCTCAACTAGTACAAACAAAATGAATTCACCATTTAGAATGCTTTTGTTGTATAGGTTGTGGCTAAAGTTTATTTCCTAAGCATTAGATGCATATTTCCTTCGCCGCCCAACTAGCTCTCAAGAGACACCTAACCCCCCATCTAGCTCACCACTCACAAAGTCACCACCCCATTAACCCAAGTTGCCAACCTCACAGCTCCATTTCGGCACAACCCAACAACCTAAGCACAACACCCATTCCCTAGCCTCAAATTCTTCCACAGCTAAGAAGTCTTTCGCCTTCCTAGGGGGGCAGGACTGAAATCGGTAATTAAGCACAGACAGAGATCTAGGTGATGTGGGAGGCTGGATCTTGGGGAAGGGAGGAGCTGTGTACGCTTGTGGTGAAGGAAGACGTTGGAGAGATTTGGGCCaatggagagagagatagagaagtACATACACTTATATAAAGAGATAAAGTATATTAGGAGGAGGAGCAAGGCGTCGTGGGTGGTGGTTGAGGTAGACTTGGTGGTTTCAGCCGTTGGATTAACTCTTCAAATTTGGGAGGAGGggttgaaggaaaatgtgggtattttaaagggtattttaggaataatatGGTGGATGGAATGAtaagattgtttttttttttttttttttcccaaatttatATAGTGGGTGGGAAAATAGGACAGATGATAGAAATAGTAACATCCTACAAATTTAGCCTACAAAACAATGTACATCAAACATCGATTATAGTATATATAAACTTCTAAGCAAATAATTAAGCAATTAACACACataattaatgatattttctagGCTAATTAACATCTTATATTTCCACTTGGTTGTAATTGGgtctaaatttttctttttgttgatttaTGATTACTTTTaagatgagatgagatgaaTCGCAAATTGGGCTAAATAAGCCTGCcaatgaattaattaaggttaTGTACAGGtacaaatacaaagcataTATCCAGAATCTGCTATGACAGGTGCCGTGGATGTTTCTCTTTTagcttaattaatcaattaattaggtCAAGCCAAAATTGTCAAGGCGTGGAGATCGGGGTGGGAGGTGGCTTGAAACTTTTCTCACTCCAAATGGAAAATCTATCCTCCTTCCTTCCTGCTTCTAGATTATAAAGACGCCTTCTAGTCCTAGAGATAGTAAAGGACCAGATAGCCATTACTTCTAATTGAAGTCCTATGCTTCTACGTTACCTCTTCAAAGTCTCATTTTGAGCCGCGATCAATgttcaattatatatatattatgaagCCAAGCCACCATTTACGACCAATAGCAAAGCAacactttaattaatttgttgaaaactaatccaaattataacattataatactatatataaagtaaaatgcagagaatgatgaaacattcaaaataccaaaaaatgtctttggttaatgcaaacattaagaattagaattattaattaaattaggataatatggtaaattcacactttttcatattaaaaaatatcaaaattaaaagaaaaatcaaataatggattatatttttatgaaacacaactacccattatctttttaaattctaaaataaattaaaaaaattttaaaaacaaagccTCACTCAGGTGCGAAGCGCATTCGCGGATGCGGAGAGGCTATTATTATTTAACTCAAGTAGTAACATGGAtctgaaaatatattttcatacTATTCTACTTCTCTTTGTGGATGAGCGCTATGCCGTCTTTGCCACGTCCTATAATTGTGTCCTCTGTAGAAAAATTTCAGTCAAGCTTATAAAGTCGTGAAGTTTGGTTGTTTGGCAGTGCATACAATTCAACCCATACAGTTCTAATTATCTTTCCAAAGGGTGTACTAGTAATTCCAACACCAACCTCCgccctatatatatacattcaaGCACCACCACTTCTCCAACACCTCCATAGACGACATTAATTGTTAACTATCGCAGATCATAGACAGAAATATATTACAAATCATCACAAAATGGAGAAAGTGCTTGTGGGCAAAGTGCTTCTGACGATGATGATCGTCTGTGTGGTGGGCAGCGCTTCTGCGCAAAGTGCCTCTAACGTGAGAGCCACGTACAACCTGTACAATCCTCAGAATATCAACTGGGACTTGCGTACTGCGAGTGTCTTCTGCGCAACATGGGATGCTGATAAGCCATTGTCATGGCGCAGCAAATATGGATGGACTGCCTTCTGCGGACCCGTTGGCCCTACCGGACAAGATTCTTGTGGGAAGTGCTTACTGGTAATTAATCATTAGTACTAATTAGTTTTGTTGATCATCTTCTAATTATCTGTCAGTAAACATAATTAGCACATACATTAATTTCTgcaatttatatttatttgatcgaggtatatttatatatgtaaaattGATATTATATGCAGGTGACAAACACGGGCACAGGAGCTAAAGTGACAGTAAGGATTGTGGATCAGTGCAGCAATGGAGGGTTAGATTTGGACGTGAACGTGTTTAACCAGATAGACACTAATGGACAAGGCATTGCCCAAGGCCACCTTATTGTCAACTACGACTTTGTTGACTGTGGCGACTAAACCTTAGACTTTAAGCTCTAAACCAATAAATAAGTTTCAATGTTGTAGATGAAATAAGTTCAAAGTGGGATCGCTTCTTGGATTATAACAAGAAGTACTATTATTGTTGACTGTAAACTTGAAGCTTCTGGAGTAAATGATTATTTGCATTAAGAATTACCCCTCATTTTCAAGCTGTCCCTTATGtgtgggcttttttttttgggtcaattgTCTCCTATGTGTTTGGGTAGTGTACGTAACAGGCCTGGTCATATCTTCACTTAATTCTTGATGATCTACTTCGGTCTTCTCA comes from Prunus dulcis chromosome 6, ALMONDv2, whole genome shotgun sequence and encodes:
- the LOC117633125 gene encoding pathogenesis-related protein PR-4, whose protein sequence is MEKVLVGKVLLTMMIVCVVGSASAQSASNVRATYNLYNPQNINWDLRTASVFCATWDADKPLSWRSKYGWTAFCGPVGPTGQDSCGKCLLVTNTGTGAKVTVRIVDQCSNGGLDLDVNVFNQIDTNGQGIAQGHLIVNYDFVDCGD